Proteins from a genomic interval of Zingiber officinale cultivar Zhangliang chromosome 1B, Zo_v1.1, whole genome shotgun sequence:
- the LOC122055191 gene encoding kinesin-like protein KIN-10A — translation MAPPTPASTPTPAPRSAPSTPHHQLHVHHHPPKTIPKHRLRFPSPNIKFHGAPAPPPPIADHPVEVIGRIRDPPADLRKDKDRDWDKSSSTAVEIADDARSVRVRTDVGYREFALDGVSMSENEDLEGFYRRFVSSRVEGVRLGAKCTIMMYGPTGSGKSHTMFGCPKQPGIVYRALRDILGQGDENDDEGEAIGAALFVQVAVLEIYNEEIYDLLSGASNGVGGPGLGLLKGNNNTPKVRLEFMGKKFKNASYISGNEAAKITREVAKVEKRRIVKSTLCNERSSRSHCIIILDVPSVGGKLMLVDMAGSENIEAAGQTGLEAKMQTAKINQGNIALKRVVESIANGDSHVPFRDSKLTMLLQDSFEDDKSKILMILCASPDPKETHKTISTLEYGAKAKCIVRVSLTHLPTFKDKVDSDESLILLRSRIVAMNEFIFKLQMENKLKEKERDEARKELLQKEAELAELRTKIQHIEGRKSEIKEEEINLKVDQRTKTLKSELTMMEERTLQQKQELDMLRQRLEEVELERCKVVEKALQDIDGGRLVKRLETYSGEQGMVKSMELDMGELHDTNVVKEIKEDSCQPESYKKLFQLDPSLALIEEEANASMSRFPDKVCLSTVFEEDEEEEQEERESIEDEVDKEVVEEHTDRAGGTHGFNSLVDPGVRGNNNNNADCVFPSYLSCEVGSENNSTEITKDPASARKTRIQNIFRLCGNHRELAQQVKTSSPLQRGPQDENKQPSPLALRKVLGSNLGLQAEQPQATPKYMLVSDSILKESPVSALILPFASLELKEEQKSANKELKRSASSERYQDKKENESPKDMESDKYIDIYVKWEASKEFSGGLIRKLKVLKNSSLADLRKLIESNLEGDNKKFTFLLLGDPSGAPVSKEKEASSQVNKLPTCNNQMNSYLACLRPVKKPIQNPDHVPFGSLENTLSPGLTSQLSDVFSPKVDRLNTSYLTSF, via the exons ATGGCGCCCCCGACGCCCGCTTCCACTCCTACTCCGGCTCCAAGAAGCGCTCCGTCGACTCCCCACCACCAGCTTCACGTCCATCACCACCCGCCTAAGACCATCCCTAAGCACCGCCTCCGCTTCCCGAGCCCTAACATTAAATTCCACGGTGCCCCCGCTCCGCCTCCTCCCATCGCCGACCACCCCGTCGAGGTCATCGGCCGGATCCGTGACCCCCCTGCCGACCTCCGCAAGGACAAGGACAGGGACTGGGACAAGTCGTCCTCCACCGCTGTCGAGATCGCCGACGATGCCCGCTCCGTCCGCGTGCGCACCGACGTTGGCTACCGCGAATTCGCCCTCGACGGCGTTTCCATGTCGGAGAACGAGGACCTGGAAGGCTTCTACCGCCGGTTCGTGTCGTCGAGGGTGGAGGGAGTGCGCCTGGGTGCCAAGTGCACCATCATGATGTACGGGCCTACTGGATCCGGGAAGAGCCATACCATGTTCGGCTGCCCCAAGCAGCCCGGCATCGTCTACAGAGCTCTCAGGGACATCTTGGGACAAGGAGATGAAAATGACGATGAAGGCGAGGCGATCGGGGCCGCTCTCTTTGTCCAGGTTGCGGTCCTAGAGATTTACAACGAGGAGATCTACGATCTTCTTTCGGGAGCTTCCAACGGAGTAGGTGGACCCGGCCTCGGTCTTCTTAAAGGCAATAATAATACGCCCAAG GTTCGGTTGGAGTTTATGGGTAAGAAGTTCAAAAATGCTAGTTATATATCAGGAAATGAAGCTGCAAAAATAACTCGGGAAGTTGCCAAAGTAGAGAAGCGCCGGATTGTTAAAAGCACCCTTTGTAATGAAAGAAGTTCAAGGAGCCATTGCATT ATAATCTTAGATGTTCCATCTGTGGGAGGAAAGTTGATGCTTGTCGACATGGCTGGTTCTGAAAATATAGAAGCAGCTGGTCAAACTGGCCTTGAAGCAAAGATGCAG ACGGCTAAAATAAACCAAGGGAACATTGCTTTAAAAAGGGTGGTTGAATCCATTGCAAATGGTGATTCGCATGTTCCATTCAGAGACAGCAAGCTCACAATGCTATTGCAG GATTCTTTTGAGGATGATAAATCAAAGATTTTGATGATTCTGTGTGCAAGCCCTGATCCCAAGGAAACCCACAAGACTATTTCGACGCTTGAATATGGAGCTAAAGCAAAATGCATTGTTCGTGTTAGTCTTACTCATTTGCCAACTTTCAAGGACAAAGTGGATTCAGATGAGTCATTAATACTCTTAAGATCAAGAATTGTTGCAATGAATGAATTTATTTTCAAGTTACAAATGGAGAACAAACTTAAAGAGAAAGAACGCGATGAAGCTCGGAAGGAACTGTTGCAGAAAGAAGCGGAACTAGCAGAGCTCAGAACAAAAATCCAGCACATTGAAGGAAGGAAATCAGAAATCAAGGAAGAAGAGATCAACTTGAAGGTTGACCAAAGAACTAAGACTTTAAAATCAGAATTGACTATGATGGAAGAAAGAACGCTACAACAGAAGCAGGAGCTTGATATGCTAAGGCAGAGACTCGAGGAAGTTGAACTTGAAAGATGCAAAGTTGTTGAGAAGGCATTGCAAGACATAGATGGTGGAAGACTTGTGAAGCGACTAGAGACTTATTCTGGAGAACAAGGAATGGTAAAATCTATGGAGTTAGACATGGGAGAGCTACATGATACTAACGtagtaaaagagataaaagaggaCTCCTGCCAACCTGAAAGTTACAAGAAACTGTTCCAACTGGATCCTAGTCTTGCGTTGATTGAAGAGGAGGCTAATGCCAGTATGAGTAGATTCCCTGACAAGGTTTGTCTTAGCACTGTAtttgaggaagatgaagaagaagaacaagaagaaagaGAGAGCATTGAAGATGAGGTCGACAAGGAAGTTGTAGAAGAGCACACGGATCGTGCCGGTGGAACTCATGGCTTCAATTCTTTAGTTGACCCTGGAGTCAGGggaaacaacaataataatgccGACTGCGTCTTTCCTAGTTACTTGTCTTGCGAGGTAGGATCAGAGAACAACTCTACTGAAATCACAAAAGATCCTGCATCTGCCAGAAAAACGCGCATCCAAAATATTTTCAGACTGTGCGGCAACCACAGAGAGCTAGCCCAACAGGTGAAAACTTCCAGCCCATTGCAGAGAGGACCTCAGGATGAGAATAAGCAGCCTTCTCCATTAGCACTACGCAAGGTACTTGGATCAAATTTGGGCTTGCAAGCAGAGCAGCCGCAAGCTACACCTAAATATATGCTGGTTTCTGACTCAATACTCAAGGAAAGCCCAGTGTCTGCACTTATTCTGCCATTTGCCTCGCTGGAACTCAAAGAAGAGCAGAAATCAGCAAATAAGGAGCTCAAACGCAGTGCGTCATCTGAACGGTACCAGGACAAGAAGGAGAATGAGAGCCCTAAAGACATGGAGTCCGACAAATATATAGACATATATGTGAAATGGGAGGCCTCAAAGGAGTTTTCTGGAGGTCTGATCAGGAAGCTTAAGGTGTTGAAGAACTCAAGTCTTGCTGACTTGCGCAAACTTATTGAGAGCAATCTTGAGGGTGACAACAAGAAGTTTACATTTCTGTTGCTTGGG GATCCTTCAGGAGCTCCAGTATCCAAGGAAAAGGAAGCATCTTCTCAAGTCAATAAACTACCTACATGCAACAACCAAATGAATAGCTATCTCGCATGTTTGCGACCCGTCAAGAAACCAATCCAGAATCCAGATCACGTTCCATTTGGTTCGTTAGAAAATACACTCTCACCCGGGCTTACTTCACAGCTTTCTGATGTCTTTTCACCTAAAGTCGATCGGCTAAACACTAGCTACCTTACTAGCTTTTAG